One Arthrobacter sp. StoSoilB19 DNA window includes the following coding sequences:
- a CDS encoding MFS transporter: MKTSKDALDGSGPSGFPEVPEPRRRSVNMVAGTIGHFVEWYDWYIYGLLAAVFSSQIFPGDSPFASLVAALLTYAIGFVVRPLSGIIISPLADRFGRRLVLTLSISGMALGALIIGLTPSFATIGYAAPVLFLVARILQGISAGSEQQSAIAFMVEHAPANRRGLFGSFSNMASGLATLAATGAAAIVTSSFAPDDLAAWGWRIPFLIGGVLGVVGLILRARSDETPEFEATALVDQKSAAARLMDLLREHPKALLQAAALSAPAVAYYTWATFLPTYAKLTTGRDLSSTLAGSVIGLALLVVIVPVCGYLSDRLGRRKIFPIIGAIGMIVLFYPLLLLLNQPGFGVYVLVSASGWVVLGIWQSVYPTIQAELFPASVRVSGIGFAHQIVIAVFGGTAPLIAAAFVGAGQPMFVAYYMIAIVALSLIAYFTLPETGSKGPRATVAPADREVLEGEHLLFETPHGGIQAHNSKP, from the coding sequence ATGAAGACCTCAAAAGATGCGCTCGACGGCTCGGGCCCTTCGGGATTTCCGGAAGTGCCGGAGCCACGCAGGCGCTCCGTCAACATGGTGGCAGGCACGATCGGCCACTTCGTGGAGTGGTACGACTGGTACATCTACGGGCTGCTGGCAGCAGTATTCTCATCGCAGATTTTCCCCGGCGACTCCCCGTTTGCGTCCCTGGTCGCAGCACTGCTGACCTACGCAATCGGGTTTGTCGTCCGCCCGCTCAGCGGAATCATCATTTCACCACTGGCCGACCGTTTCGGCCGCAGGCTCGTCCTGACGCTCTCCATCTCCGGAATGGCGCTCGGCGCTTTGATCATCGGTCTCACGCCGTCATTTGCGACAATCGGGTACGCAGCGCCAGTTCTTTTCCTGGTTGCACGCATTCTTCAAGGCATCTCGGCCGGCAGCGAGCAGCAGAGCGCTATCGCTTTCATGGTCGAACACGCTCCCGCGAACCGGAGGGGCCTGTTTGGCTCGTTCTCCAATATGGCCAGCGGCCTGGCGACCCTCGCCGCGACCGGTGCCGCCGCGATCGTGACCTCCTCTTTTGCTCCCGACGACCTCGCCGCCTGGGGCTGGCGCATCCCGTTCCTCATAGGCGGTGTCCTTGGCGTAGTCGGGCTTATCCTGCGGGCTCGCTCTGATGAGACCCCTGAGTTTGAGGCGACTGCCCTTGTCGACCAAAAGTCCGCGGCGGCGCGCCTGATGGACCTGCTGCGCGAACACCCGAAGGCTCTGCTGCAGGCAGCTGCGCTGTCTGCTCCGGCCGTGGCCTACTACACCTGGGCCACCTTCCTTCCCACCTATGCCAAGCTGACCACCGGCCGCGACCTGTCCTCCACTCTTGCCGGAAGCGTTATCGGCCTTGCCTTGCTGGTGGTCATCGTGCCGGTCTGCGGATACCTTTCCGACCGCCTCGGCCGACGAAAGATCTTCCCCATCATCGGTGCCATCGGCATGATCGTGCTCTTCTACCCACTGCTTCTGCTGCTGAACCAGCCAGGCTTCGGCGTGTACGTTCTGGTCTCAGCGTCGGGATGGGTGGTTCTTGGAATCTGGCAGTCGGTCTATCCGACAATCCAGGCCGAGCTGTTCCCGGCTTCTGTCCGGGTCTCCGGAATCGGCTTTGCACACCAGATCGTGATCGCCGTCTTCGGAGGCACTGCACCACTGATTGCCGCTGCATTCGTCGGCGCCGGACAGCCCATGTTCGTCGCGTACTACATGATCGCCATTGTCGCCCTCTCCCTCATCGCCTACTTCACGCTTCCGGAAACTGGCAGCAAGGGCCCGCGTGCCACCGTCGCCCCGGCAGACCGCGAAGTGCTGGAGGGAGAGCACCTGCTCTTCGAGACTCCACACGGCGGGATCCAGGCGCACAATTCCAAGCCATAG
- the metH gene encoding methionine synthase: MPRFALDIESVPRPARSQELLDAVNHRVVIADGAMGTMLQGRDLQLDTDFQNLEGCNEILNDTRPDVIADIHDAYFATGIDAVETNTFGANWSNLSDYGIDDRIEELARKGARIARERAEAAEETDGRMRWVLGSMGPGTKLPSLGHTSYDYLKQTFALQAEGLIDGGADAFLIETSQDLLQTKAAVNGCKQAIVSRGVRLPIFVEVTVETTGTMLMGSEIGAALTALEPLGVDAIGLNCATGPDEMSEHLRHLSKQSSVAIACMPNAGLPILGANGAHYPLTPTELATAHEQFVREFGLGLVGGCCGTTPEHMAAVVERLAPFRTKAVDAKASNAPARIPTEREAGVASLYQHVNFDQESAYLAIGERTNANGSKAFRQAMLEERWDDCVDIAREQIRVGAHLLDVCVDYVGRDGVADIKEVVSRFASASTLPLVIDSTEPPVLQAGLELIGGRPVVNSVNYEDGDGPNSRFARIMPLVKEHGTAVIALTINEEGQARTTEGKVAIASRLVDALVGEWGMRVEDIIVDCLTFPVATGQEETRRDGIETIEAIRQITAKYPGINTTLGVSNVSFGLNPAARIVLNSVFLHEAVQAGLTSGIIDAAKIVPLASLPEEQRKVALDLVWDRREYDADGNVTYDPLASMLDLFAGVDTAALKDQRAAELAALPTGARLERRIIDGEGKGLEEDLDLARSEGMTPLGIINDHLLEGMKVVGERFGAGEMQLPFVLQSAEVMKNAVALLEPHMEKSDSSGKGTMVIATVRGDVHDIGKNLVDIILTNNGYKVINIGIKQGIAEIIAAAEQHNADVIGMSGLLVKSTVVMKENLAELQSRGLAKKWPVVLGGAALTRAYVEQDLAEQFDGVVRYAKDAFEGLSLMEPLVRVARGESPDDVGLPPLKKRIHKGGAKFTVTEPEAMPGRSDVATDNPVPVPPFWGTRIVRGVSLHEYAAFLDERATFMGQWGLKPGRGEDGASYEELVEREGRPRLRYWLDRILGEGMLDASVAYGYFPVVSEGEQVVVLHHGEDPDGVLGTAGLLAPDGGSGGPIGTDRLRFDFPRQRRDRHLCLADFVKSRESGQIDVLPVQLVTAGSKIEEFTSKMFAANQYRDYYELNGLVMQLTEALAEFWHARIRKELGFAAEEPKDTAGYFKLDYRGARFSLGYPACPDMEDRRKVTELLKPERMGVVLSDELMLHPEQSTDAFVFHHPEAKYFKV; the protein is encoded by the coding sequence ATGCCTCGTTTTGCGCTTGATATTGAGTCCGTGCCCCGCCCTGCCCGTTCGCAGGAGCTCCTGGACGCCGTGAACCACAGGGTGGTCATTGCGGACGGCGCCATGGGCACCATGCTGCAGGGCCGTGACCTGCAGCTGGACACGGACTTCCAGAACCTCGAGGGCTGCAACGAGATCCTCAACGACACCCGCCCGGACGTCATCGCGGACATCCACGACGCCTACTTCGCCACCGGCATCGACGCCGTGGAAACCAACACCTTCGGCGCCAACTGGTCCAACCTCTCCGACTACGGCATCGATGACCGCATCGAGGAACTGGCGAGAAAAGGCGCCCGCATCGCCCGTGAACGCGCCGAAGCGGCAGAAGAAACCGACGGCAGGATGCGCTGGGTCCTCGGCTCGATGGGACCCGGCACGAAGCTCCCCAGCCTGGGCCACACCAGCTACGACTACCTCAAGCAGACCTTCGCCCTCCAGGCAGAGGGCCTCATCGACGGCGGCGCGGACGCCTTCCTCATCGAAACCAGCCAGGACCTCCTGCAGACCAAAGCCGCCGTCAACGGCTGCAAGCAGGCCATCGTCTCCCGCGGCGTCCGGCTCCCCATCTTCGTTGAGGTGACGGTGGAAACCACCGGAACCATGCTCATGGGCTCCGAAATCGGCGCCGCGCTCACTGCCCTCGAACCGCTCGGCGTCGACGCCATCGGCCTGAACTGCGCCACCGGCCCGGACGAGATGAGCGAGCACCTCCGCCACCTCTCCAAGCAGTCCTCCGTCGCCATCGCCTGCATGCCCAACGCCGGCCTGCCCATCCTCGGCGCCAACGGCGCGCACTACCCGCTCACCCCCACCGAACTCGCCACCGCGCACGAACAGTTCGTGCGCGAATTCGGCCTGGGCCTCGTGGGCGGCTGCTGCGGTACGACGCCGGAGCACATGGCCGCCGTCGTCGAACGCCTTGCGCCCTTCCGCACCAAAGCCGTGGATGCCAAGGCAAGCAACGCGCCGGCACGAATCCCCACCGAGCGCGAGGCCGGCGTCGCCTCCCTCTACCAGCACGTCAACTTCGACCAGGAGTCCGCGTATCTGGCCATCGGCGAACGTACCAACGCGAACGGCTCCAAGGCCTTCCGCCAGGCCATGCTCGAGGAACGCTGGGACGACTGCGTGGATATCGCCCGCGAACAGATCCGCGTCGGCGCCCACCTGCTGGACGTCTGCGTCGACTACGTGGGCCGCGACGGCGTCGCGGACATCAAAGAGGTCGTCAGCCGCTTCGCCTCCGCCTCCACCCTCCCGCTGGTCATCGACTCCACGGAGCCGCCCGTCCTGCAGGCCGGCCTGGAACTCATCGGCGGCCGCCCCGTGGTCAACTCCGTCAACTACGAGGACGGCGACGGACCCAACAGCCGCTTCGCCCGCATCATGCCTCTGGTCAAGGAACACGGCACCGCCGTCATCGCCCTGACCATCAACGAAGAGGGCCAGGCCCGCACCACCGAAGGCAAGGTGGCCATCGCCTCCCGCCTGGTGGACGCCCTGGTGGGCGAATGGGGCATGCGCGTCGAGGACATCATCGTCGACTGCCTCACCTTCCCCGTGGCCACCGGCCAGGAGGAAACCCGCCGGGACGGCATCGAAACCATCGAGGCCATCCGCCAGATCACCGCCAAGTACCCCGGCATCAACACCACCCTCGGCGTCTCCAACGTCTCCTTCGGCCTGAACCCCGCAGCGCGCATCGTCCTGAACTCCGTGTTCCTGCACGAAGCCGTCCAGGCCGGCCTGACCAGCGGCATCATCGACGCCGCCAAGATCGTCCCGCTCGCCTCCCTCCCGGAAGAGCAGCGCAAGGTGGCCCTGGACCTGGTCTGGGACCGCCGCGAATACGACGCCGACGGCAACGTCACGTACGACCCCCTGGCCAGCATGCTGGACCTCTTCGCCGGCGTCGACACCGCAGCGCTCAAGGACCAGCGCGCCGCCGAACTCGCCGCGCTGCCCACCGGCGCGCGCCTGGAGCGGCGCATCATCGACGGCGAAGGCAAGGGCCTCGAAGAGGACCTGGACTTGGCACGCAGCGAGGGCATGACCCCCCTGGGCATCATCAACGACCACCTGCTCGAGGGCATGAAGGTGGTGGGCGAACGCTTCGGCGCCGGCGAGATGCAGTTGCCGTTCGTGCTGCAGTCCGCCGAGGTGATGAAGAATGCCGTCGCCCTGCTGGAGCCGCACATGGAGAAGTCGGATTCGTCCGGCAAGGGCACCATGGTGATCGCCACCGTCCGCGGCGACGTGCACGACATCGGCAAGAACCTGGTGGACATCATCCTCACCAACAACGGCTACAAGGTCATCAACATCGGCATCAAGCAGGGCATCGCCGAGATCATCGCCGCAGCCGAGCAGCACAACGCCGACGTGATCGGCATGTCCGGCCTGCTGGTGAAGTCCACCGTGGTGATGAAGGAAAACCTCGCCGAGCTGCAGTCCCGCGGCCTGGCCAAGAAATGGCCGGTCGTCCTGGGCGGCGCAGCCCTCACCCGCGCCTACGTGGAGCAGGACCTGGCGGAGCAGTTCGACGGCGTGGTCCGCTACGCCAAGGACGCCTTCGAGGGCCTCTCCCTCATGGAGCCGCTGGTCCGCGTGGCCCGTGGCGAGTCGCCGGACGACGTCGGCCTGCCGCCGTTGAAGAAGCGCATCCACAAGGGCGGCGCGAAATTCACGGTGACCGAGCCCGAGGCCATGCCCGGCCGGTCCGACGTCGCCACCGACAACCCCGTTCCCGTGCCGCCGTTCTGGGGCACCCGCATTGTCCGCGGCGTCTCGCTCCACGAGTACGCCGCGTTCCTCGACGAGCGTGCCACCTTCATGGGGCAGTGGGGCCTCAAGCCCGGCCGCGGCGAGGACGGCGCCTCCTACGAGGAACTGGTGGAACGCGAGGGCCGGCCGCGGCTGCGCTACTGGCTGGACCGCATCCTGGGCGAGGGCATGCTGGACGCGTCCGTCGCCTACGGCTACTTCCCGGTGGTTTCCGAAGGGGAGCAGGTGGTGGTGCTTCACCACGGCGAGGATCCCGACGGCGTCCTGGGCACCGCGGGCCTGCTCGCCCCCGACGGTGGTTCAGGCGGCCCGATCGGCACCGACCGCCTGCGGTTCGATTTCCCACGGCAGCGCCGCGACCGCCACCTGTGCCTGGCCGACTTTGTGAAGTCCCGCGAATCCGGACAGATCGACGTCCTGCCGGTGCAGCTGGTCACCGCCGGATCGAAGATCGAGGAGTTCACGTCCAAGATGTTCGCGGCCAACCAGTACCGCGACTACTACGAACTCAATGGCCTGGTCATGCAGCTCACCGAGGCGCTTGCCGAGTTCTGGCATGCCCGGATCCGCAAGGAGCTGGGCTTCGCGGCTGAGGAGCCCAAGGACACGGCAGGGTACTTCAAGCTCGATTACCGCGGTGCGCGGTTCTCGCTGGGCTACCCCGCCTGCCCTGACATGGAGGACCGCCGCAAGGTCACCGAGCTGCTGAAGCCCGAACGGATGGGCGTGGTCCTCAGTGATGAGCTGATGCTGCACCCCGAGCAGTCCACCGACGCGTTCGTGTTCCACCACCCGGAGGCGAAGTACTTCAAGGTGTGA
- a CDS encoding ATP-binding protein, which produces MRKTAIAIDEALRTVFAREGIELSSIELKPYPDEINVVVYVAASDFPRAVDFSSSVESELQDEGSLPVFLVIRKVAETGPVSKASQLTGMNDPRVDDLIRLISAKSRVSSVEPSLVYVPDARASLSTITASRHHLVFGRRGAGKSALMMEARRQLVREDAVISWTNVQTLRHETPQRIFLFILDDIFSSVIAQRQMVSVRSSLALTLTEMHEQIRSILAKDVTSIDEAQRLVPRAQRALAQYLDVEGVRVFAFIDDFYYVPRDTQPLLLDMIHGAVRDSNIWLKIASIRHLTNWWQASPPMGLQSGQDADLIDLDVTLQDPEKASNFLEGILAEYARRVGISALSRIFTRSALDRLVLASGAVPRDYMVLAVSAINRTRRRVNARATGVQDVNQAAGDAASSKIQELEEDMAANSGVAERTLLTLKQVRSFCLDEESYTYFLVGYRDKEQAPKLYSLLTDLMDVRMIHLVDSGVSDAHQAGSRFEAYMLDLSQFSGSRLKQRITVLDFEDGHFVSKQTRSGVAPQRGGTSLQLIGLLRKAPVLPLKRLL; this is translated from the coding sequence ATGAGAAAAACTGCCATTGCAATTGATGAAGCTCTCCGTACCGTCTTCGCCCGTGAGGGGATCGAGCTATCTTCAATTGAACTAAAGCCATACCCAGACGAGATCAACGTTGTTGTATATGTCGCTGCATCTGACTTTCCTCGAGCCGTGGATTTTTCCAGCAGTGTGGAAAGCGAATTGCAGGACGAAGGCTCTCTGCCAGTGTTCCTAGTGATTCGAAAAGTTGCTGAGACTGGCCCAGTTTCTAAGGCCAGTCAGCTTACGGGGATGAATGACCCTCGCGTGGATGATCTTATACGCTTGATTAGCGCAAAGTCGCGCGTCTCAAGCGTGGAGCCAAGTCTCGTATACGTTCCGGATGCAAGAGCAAGCCTTTCTACGATTACGGCAAGCCGGCATCATCTCGTGTTCGGCCGTCGTGGAGCTGGAAAATCCGCTTTGATGATGGAGGCGAGGAGGCAGCTCGTGCGTGAAGATGCGGTGATCTCTTGGACTAATGTCCAAACCCTGCGGCATGAAACACCTCAACGAATTTTCCTATTCATCCTTGACGATATTTTCAGTTCGGTAATTGCGCAGCGGCAGATGGTGTCTGTGCGCTCATCCTTGGCGCTTACTCTCACCGAAATGCACGAACAGATACGCTCGATATTGGCCAAGGATGTCACCTCCATTGATGAGGCTCAGCGACTTGTCCCTCGTGCTCAGCGCGCGCTTGCCCAATACCTAGATGTTGAGGGTGTGCGAGTCTTCGCGTTTATCGATGATTTTTACTACGTACCCAGGGATACTCAGCCGCTACTCTTGGACATGATTCACGGCGCCGTCCGGGACTCAAATATTTGGTTGAAAATTGCTTCAATCCGACACCTTACAAATTGGTGGCAGGCGTCGCCGCCTATGGGGCTGCAGAGCGGGCAGGACGCCGACTTGATTGACTTGGATGTGACACTACAAGATCCAGAAAAGGCCAGTAATTTTCTCGAAGGAATACTGGCGGAATATGCGCGCCGCGTGGGTATCTCGGCGCTTTCACGCATATTCACCAGGTCAGCACTTGACCGGCTAGTCCTGGCGTCCGGTGCAGTCCCGCGGGACTACATGGTGCTCGCCGTTAGTGCCATTAACCGGACGCGGCGACGGGTGAATGCTCGGGCTACTGGTGTGCAAGACGTCAATCAGGCCGCAGGGGATGCGGCGAGCTCAAAAATACAGGAGCTTGAAGAGGATATGGCCGCGAATAGTGGGGTGGCCGAGCGCACTCTTTTGACGCTCAAGCAGGTCAGGAGTTTTTGCCTCGACGAGGAATCCTACACGTACTTTCTGGTTGGATACCGAGACAAGGAGCAGGCGCCCAAGTTGTACAGTCTCCTGACGGATCTAATGGATGTTAGGATGATTCACCTTGTAGATTCAGGTGTCTCAGATGCCCATCAGGCGGGTTCTCGCTTTGAGGCTTACATGTTGGATCTGAGCCAGTTTTCCGGATCGCGGCTTAAGCAACGAATCACTGTCCTCGATTTTGAAGACGGTCACTTTGTCAGCAAACAAACGCGAAGTGGCGTTGCTCCCCAGCGTGGTGGAACTTCGTTGCAACTGATTGGGCTTCTTCGAAAAGCCCCGGTACTACCTCTCAAGCGACTCTTATGA
- a CDS encoding HEPN domain-containing protein, which translates to MTIEAALSRPLDDVMAQTVADRLDLADDFIAMAERLMRSRFDMSRPAIARYYYAMYHSMRAASFQSLGGDDHEQHTVLSQKGVPNDYPNPSLASNELKNARLLRNEADYEQYPKASSYFKAAAKDLRPVALAFVQSSRHYVTSKGNPYS; encoded by the coding sequence GTGACAATCGAGGCGGCACTGTCGCGGCCTCTGGACGACGTTATGGCACAAACTGTCGCCGACCGTCTCGATCTTGCTGATGATTTCATCGCCATGGCCGAACGTCTTATGCGGTCGAGATTCGATATGTCGCGCCCTGCTATAGCTAGGTACTACTACGCAATGTACCACTCAATGCGGGCTGCATCATTTCAAAGCCTTGGTGGGGATGATCACGAGCAGCACACGGTACTGTCCCAAAAGGGTGTCCCAAATGATTATCCGAATCCAAGTCTTGCAAGCAACGAACTTAAGAATGCCCGCTTGCTACGCAACGAAGCCGATTATGAGCAATACCCAAAAGCAAGTTCTTACTTCAAAGCTGCAGCAAAGGATCTACGTCCGGTCGCGCTGGCATTTGTCCAAAGTTCTAGACATTATGTGACTTCGAAGGGCAATCCCTACTCATGA